The nucleotide window CGAATTCATTTTTACCCATCCCGGCTTGTTTTGCCGTACCTGCCGTTTCCGCCGGCAGGCCGTTCCCCGTTCTTCCCGGGGGCCCTGTCCGGCCCGCCGGTTTTTACAAAAACTTCCGCCGGCGCAATGACCGATTTATTCGGTATTTAAGTATCAGTATACCAAAATATAATCCGCCCTGTCAAACCGTTTTAACGCCTTCCGGCGAACCCCTGCGCGCCCGGTTCAAACTTGCCTGTTCCGCGCGGCTTGCCGCGCGGAAATTCATTCCGGTCCCGAGCCCGGCACGCAGGCCTTAAATCCGGTTTTTACCCGGATCGCGCATTTTCCGGTTTAAATAAATTGGTATGATTGATAATGTCGGTTTTGCCAGAGGTCTTGAAATTGATATCCGTCTGGCCGCTGCGCGCACCAGGTTAACAGCGCGCGGGCAGGACGGCAGTCAAAACGGCCGGATATTTGCCAATGAAAACCGCTACTCTGACGGAAAATTTCAATGCCTTAAAAACGAGATTCATATGCACTTGTTTGAACAACAGCTTATTGTCCCGGTTGAAAACATTGAGCTCGAATGCGGCGGCATGGCCCAGCTGCCCTGGGCGGAATTCCTGCTTAATCCAAGAAGATTAAGGGGGAGCGATTTTCTCATGCGCTGGTCGCAGGGAGTCTGGAGCGAACAGCGCCTGACGGAGGCGCTTAACTCCTCCGGCGATTTTTTTGCTATTCCTTATGGCCCGAGCGGAACGGCTCCGCATAATAACGTAAGAGAATTCGAATTGTATTTTGAAAGGCTGGAAGCGGCCGGACTGGGCAACATCAAAAGGCCCGACCTGCTGGTTTTTAAAAAAGAGCAAACGGAAAAAGTGCGCGTTTTCCTTGAAAGAACAGGCGGCGTGGCGGAATTGCCGTTTACCCGCGAAGAAAATCTGCGGGAACTGCTCGCCCTGGCCATTATCGGAGTGGAATGCGAAAACAGTTTATGGAAAGCCTCGAAAATGCCGGACTTTAACACGGAATTCACGGCGCAGCGACGGCTGGGCGGCAAGCACGGCCTGAAAAAAACCGCCATCCTTCCCACAATAATCATCAAAGATGAAGATATGAGCCCGCTGAAGAACTGGCAGACGAACAATAATTTGCCCATACATATCTGGCATGTATTTTACGACCGGGCATACGGAATTTCTTTTAGTGAAGCCGAACGTCTGATAGCCGGGGGATTTATACTTCCCACCGTTCAGGTTTTTCAGGCGCCGGGCGGCGCGACCACCAGAAAGAGCATTTATAAAATCTACCACCGCTATGGTTACCCGCTTGGTATTTCCGCCAGAGAACCGCAGCTGCTGCCCGCGTTCGTTGAAGACAGAAACGGGCACATTCTGCCTTATGTGAAATTTGACGGCGGCCAGCTGGAGATTTCGGAAAAATGTCTGGACATTCTGAGGAGCATCACATAATGCCCGCCGCGGATAGTCGGCAAACAGCCCGTTTGCGGCAATTCGGCCAGTTCTGGACACCGGAACCCGTTGCGCGGGCCATGATCGCCTGGCTCCTGACTCATGCGCCGGAACGTATTTTTGATCCGGCCGTAGGCAAAGGCGTTTTTTACAGCGCGCTGAAAGAACTTGACGTCGCGAAAAAAACCGGCTTTTATGGCATTGATATTGACCGGGAAATAATTGAAACTGCCTGGGCAGACCGAATTTTTGACAGGAGAAGCACAATCGAGGTTCGGGATTTCATAAAAAATCCGCCAAGACAGCTTTTTCAGGCTGTTGCAGCCAATCCGCCGTACATTAGACATCACCGGATTCCGCTCTCCACCAAACAGCTCCTTCAGGCGATCGCGCATAAACATACCCGCACTAAAATTGACGGCCGTGCGGGCATGCATGTTTATTTTTTGATCCAGTCATTAGGACTGCTGGCAAAAAACGGCAGGCTTGTTTTCATTATGCCGTCAGACACCTGCGAGGGCGTGTTCGCCGGCAACCTATGGGCTTGGATTGCCGGCAATTACCGCATAGAGCGGGTCATCTCTTTCGACCACCCCGCCTCGCCTTTTCCCGGGGTGGACACCAATCCCTTGATTTTCTGCATCTCTAACCGCCCGCCGAACCCGGCGTTCGACTGGGTGAAGGTGAAAAAACTTTCCGGTCATCTTTTTGATTACATGGCCGGGACGGAACACCCGCGCCGGCTGACGGATCTGGAAATAACCAGTCGGGACATAAAGGAAGCGCTGGCTAACGGCTTTTCCCGGCCGCCCGCAAAAATCGTGCACAGCCGGTACAAATTAAAGGATTTTGCCACCGTGCGGCGCGGCATTGCCAGCGGAAGCAACGAATTCTTCTTTTTAACGAAAGAGCAGATTGACCGATTGGCCATTCCCGCGCAATATTTTAAAACCGGAATCGGCAGGACACGCGATGTGCGGGGCTCGGTTATCACCGAAAAGGATACTTTGGCGCTTGAGGGAAAAGGCCGGCCAACCTTCTTGCTGTCGCTGGACAAACAGACAAAAGATGAGCTTCCAAAACCGCTACGCGAATATCTGGCGTATGGCGAAAAAATCGGACTGCATAAAAAAGCGCTCATCTCCACCCGCCGGCCCTGGTATAAAATGGAAAAAAGAGTGCCGCCGCCTTTCCTGTTCGCCTATCTGGGCAGGCGCAGCGCACGGTTTATAAAAAACGAGGCCGGGGTTATTCCGCTGACGGGTTTTCTCTGCATTTATCCCAACATCAGCACCAGGCAGTATCTGGCCAAACTGTGGAAACTGCTAAGCGATCCCCGAACCGTGGAAAATCTGGGACTGGTAGGCAAAAGCTACGGATCCGGGGCAATCAAGGTGGAGCCCGGCGCCCTGGCGAATTTGCCCGTGCCGGACGAATTGGCAAACCGTCTGAGGCTTATCCCGCCCTCGCCGCGCCAAACCTTGCCTTGCCTGAAACCGCAAAGCAGGCCAGCCCGCAAATAACTGCCGGCGCTGCCGCATTTACCGCGGCGTATTGCCTCATCCGGCCGGAAATACCTTTTCAAATTAGGTAAAATATACGCAAGGTATGCTTCTCTCGGATATAATTGCAGGCTTTCAACTGTCCGCTCCATCCGCCAATCCGGAAATCAGCGGACTGTCGCTCAACTCGGCCCGGATCGGGCCCGGCTGTCTGTTTTTCGCCATACAGGGCGCGAAAACCGACGGACATGTTTTTATTCCCGATGCCCTTGCGCGCGGCGCGGCGGCAATAGCCGCAACCCGGCCGCCGGAAAAGGAATTCGGGGCGCCGTATCTGCAAGTCGCCGACATGCCGGGCTTCATGGCGCATTGCGCCGGGACATTTTACAAACATCCATCGGCCGCGCTGAGACTGACCGGGATAACCGGCACGAACGGCAAAACCACCACATCCTATTTTTTTGAGTCCATCTGCTCGCAGGCGGGCGAAAAACCCGCCGCGGTCGGCACGATAAATTACCGGATAGCGGGCAAAGTAATTTCGTCCGCGCCAAACACAACGCCGGTAATAGTGGAACTGTCGGAACTGCTCGCCAAAGCGCGGGACGCGGGTTCAGGCTCGGCGGTTATGGAAGTGTCATCGCAGGCGATCGAGTCCGGCAGGATACTGGGGCTGGAGTTTGACGCGGCGGTGTTTCTCAACCTGTCGCAGGACCATCTGGACCATCACCGCACGATGCCCGCCTATTTCGCCGAAAAGAAAAAGCTTTTCTTGCAGCTTAACCAAAGCCCCAAGCAAAACAAAATCGCAGTGCTTAACGCCGACTCGCCGGAATCCGGCGCAATAGAGCGGGCGCTGAACCGGTCGGTGCGGCCGGTGTGGTTCGGGCTGAAAAACGGCAGGGGTTATTCCATCGCCGCCGTGAAACACACGCTGGACGGCTCGAGTTTTCAGATAACCGCTCCGGCCGGGAAAGCACTTTCCGCGCGCATAAACCTCTGGGGCGATCATAACGTGTCAAACGCGCTGGCGGCGTTCGCCTGTGCCGTGGAATCCGGCATAAAGCCGGAAACCGCGCTGGCAGGGCTGGCCGCCCTGCCCTGCGTGCCGGGCCGGATGCAGCGCATTGACCGGGGCCAGAATTTTCATGTGTTCGTTGATTTCGCGCACACGCCCGACGGACTGGAACAGACGCTGGCCAGCATCGCCCGCCTGAAAACCGCTAAAGTTTACACCGTGTTCGGCTGCGGCGGCGACCGCGACCGCGCCAAGCGCCCGCTTATGGCGCGCGTGGTGTGCGGCAGAAGCGATTTCGCGTTCATCACGTCCGATAACCCGCGCACGGAACCCCCGGAGCGGATTTTCGCGGATATCACCGCAGGGCTGGCGGAATCCGGCGCAACAGATTTCAGCGTCATCGATGACCGCCGCCGCGCCATCGCCGCCGCGCTGGCGCGGGCGCGGGAAAATGATATCGTGCTTATCGCGGGCAAAGGCCACGAACAGGGCCAGCTGCTGGCTGACCGGGTGCTCCCGTTCTGCGACGCCGCGGTCGCCCGCGAGGAACTGGACAAACTTGGAGGCGCTCATGCCGTTTAATCCGGAAACCGTAAAAGGACTGAAAGGCTGCGTGATAGGGTACGGGAAATCCGGAATTTCCTGCGCGCAGCTGCTACGCGACAACGGCTTTGAGGTTCTGCTTACGGAAGCGCGCGACTGGCAGCCCGGCAACCCGGACCCGGCAGAACTCGGCCCCGGCATAAAAACCGAATTCGGCGGCCATTCGGACGAGGTGCTGGAATGCGGCTTCGCCGTCAAAAGCCCCGGCATTCCGATGAACCGCCCGATTATCAGGAAACTGCTCGCCGCCAATATTCCCGTATTGAGCGAAATTGAAATCGCGCTCGCATTCGCGCCGGAAATAAAAATTTTCGCCGTAACAGGCACAAACGGCAAAACCACGACCACCACCCTGCTCGGCGACATCCTTAACCTCGCCGCGAAAAAATCCGGCCGGTTTCGCGTGCATGTGGCGGGCAATATCGGCACGCCGGTTTCGGTGCTGGCGCGCGAAATGCGCGAGGGCGACTGCCTTGTGATAGAAACCTCCAGCTACCAGCTGGAGGATTCGTCGGGTTTCCGCCCGAACGCCGCCTGCATCCTCAACATCACGCCCGACCATCTCGAGCATCACGGCACGATGACCGGGTATATCGCCGCGAAAAAAAAGATTTTCCGCGAGCAGACCCCGCAGGACTGCTGCGTGTTCAACGCGGCGGACGCGGTCTGCCTTGAAATTTCAAACGAATGCCCTTCGGAAGTGCTTTATTTCGCGCGCGAATGCATGGAATCCGTCCGGCTCGACGCGTTTTACGAAAACGGCAGGATAATATTCAACCTGCCGTCGGGCCGGCATGAAGCGGAGCCGCCGAAACTGCCGGGCATCCATAACATAGAAAACGCGATGGCGGCGGGGTTGATGGCCATTAACCGCGGCATTCCGCTCGACTGCGTGGAGGAAGTGTTCAGTTCGTTCCAGGGCGTGGAGCACCGCATCGAAACTGTCGCGGTGGTCAACGGCATAAAGTGCATTAACGACTCAAAAGCCACCAACGTGGACTCCACCAAAGTCGCGCTGGAATCGCTTGTTTCTGAAGAAAAGAATATCTGGCTGATCATGGGCGGAACCGACAAAGGCAACCCCTACGCGCCGCTGGAGCCGCTTATCCGCCAGTCGGTGCGGAAAATCCTCACCATCGGCCAGGCGGCGGACCGCATCGAGCACGAGCTCAACCTCTCCGCCGAAGTGGAAAACTGCGAAACCATGGAAAACGCCATTGAATTCGCTTTTGAAAACGCGAAAGAAGGCGATATCCTGCTGCTGTCGCCGGCCTGCGCTTCATTCGACCAGTTCACCAATTTCGAGGAACGCGGAGAACACTTTAAAAAACTTATTCAGGCGCGGCTGTAACCTGCCTCAAAACCTGAAAAAGAACCTCCGCGCGGCAAGCCCGCACTGTAAAACCTTATCCGGCAGAAAAAAAGGCGGGCACGGCAAGCCGCGCGGAATAACCGGCTTTAAAAAAGCCGCTCTCGCGCAAGCGCGCCCCCTTATTCCGGCCAGAACTCCGGCCGCCGGGGAGCCCTGCCGCGCTAGCCTTGCGAATTGGGATTAAGCAGACACTCGGCGCAGCGATACCCGGCGCGCCCCTTCTCAAGAACTCCCAGCACCTGCCGGGCGTATGCCGTAAGGGTAGGGTCACGCGCGCCCATCACCATGACCACGTCGCCGGGACGGGCGGCGGCGGCCAGATCGGAAATAATCTCCTCGCGGCACGCGATGAACCGCGCGTCGCGCCCGCGCCGGGCCAGTTCGGAAGCGAGAAAAGCCGACGAGATATCCTTCTCCACCGTGCCGCCGATATAATAAATCTCCGGGAACCAGACAATATCGTCCGCGGTAAGGCCGCGTTCGAACGATTCCACAAGTTCGTCGCGCAGCAGCTTCACCGGCGCATAGCCGTGCGGCTGATAAACCGTCAGCACCCGCTTGCCGCGCAAATGCGCGGCCGACAAAGCGGCTTCTATTTTAGCGGGATTATGCGCAAAATCGTCAATCACCTCCACCCCGCGGCTCACGCCTACGCTGTTAAACCGCCTGGCCACGCCGCTGAACCGGGCCAGCGCGCGCGAGCAGGTTTCCAGATCCGCGCCCAAAGCCGTGCAGACCGCCACGGCGGCCGCCGCGTTCTCGACGTTGTGCCTGCCGGGCTGAGATATTTCGAACTCCACCGTGCCGATCGAAAATCTGCTTTTAAAACCGTCCAGCCGGATGTTCACGGCCCGCGTGTCCCCGCCGTTGAGGCCGAACGATTTGGCGTGCTGCGCATAGCGGGCCAGATTCCGGGCGTCGGCGTTTATTATGAAATTGGCGCAGTTGGCGCGGAATCTGTCGAAATAGCCGTAGAGCAC belongs to Elusimicrobiaceae bacterium and includes:
- a CDS encoding AccI family restriction endonuclease → MHLFEQQLIVPVENIELECGGMAQLPWAEFLLNPRRLRGSDFLMRWSQGVWSEQRLTEALNSSGDFFAIPYGPSGTAPHNNVREFELYFERLEAAGLGNIKRPDLLVFKKEQTEKVRVFLERTGGVAELPFTREENLRELLALAIIGVECENSLWKASKMPDFNTEFTAQRRLGGKHGLKKTAILPTIIIKDEDMSPLKNWQTNNNLPIHIWHVFYDRAYGISFSEAERLIAGGFILPTVQVFQAPGGATTRKSIYKIYHRYGYPLGISAREPQLLPAFVEDRNGHILPYVKFDGGQLEISEKCLDILRSIT
- a CDS encoding Mur ligase family protein, coding for MAKIHFAGIGGIGMSALAQLHAMGGDTVSGSDRLLDKGFSALPMWEKLAALNIRLCGQNGLGVTKELDYLVLSSAIEKDNPDFIRARELGVKVVHRAELLASHVNRYKTVAVSGTSGKSTVTAMIYEILKFAGKSPSVITGGAIISLVQAGYVGNVARGESDIMVIEADESDGSFVNYHPRTAVLLNITKDHKEMDVLYGYFDRFRANCANFIINADARNLARYAQHAKSFGLNGGDTRAVNIRLDGFKSRFSIGTVEFEISQPGRHNVENAAAAVAVCTALGADLETCSRALARFSGVARRFNSVGVSRGVEVIDDFAHNPAKIEAALSAAHLRGKRVLTVYQPHGYAPVKLLRDELVESFERGLTADDIVWFPEIYYIGGTVEKDISSAFLASELARRGRDARFIACREEIISDLAAAARPGDVVMVMGARDPTLTAYARQVLGVLEKGRAGYRCAECLLNPNSQG
- the murD gene encoding UDP-N-acetylmuramoyl-L-alanine--D-glutamate ligase; amino-acid sequence: MPFNPETVKGLKGCVIGYGKSGISCAQLLRDNGFEVLLTEARDWQPGNPDPAELGPGIKTEFGGHSDEVLECGFAVKSPGIPMNRPIIRKLLAANIPVLSEIEIALAFAPEIKIFAVTGTNGKTTTTTLLGDILNLAAKKSGRFRVHVAGNIGTPVSVLAREMREGDCLVIETSSYQLEDSSGFRPNAACILNITPDHLEHHGTMTGYIAAKKKIFREQTPQDCCVFNAADAVCLEISNECPSEVLYFARECMESVRLDAFYENGRIIFNLPSGRHEAEPPKLPGIHNIENAMAAGLMAINRGIPLDCVEEVFSSFQGVEHRIETVAVVNGIKCINDSKATNVDSTKVALESLVSEEKNIWLIMGGTDKGNPYAPLEPLIRQSVRKILTIGQAADRIEHELNLSAEVENCETMENAIEFAFENAKEGDILLLSPACASFDQFTNFEERGEHFKKLIQARL
- a CDS encoding N-6 DNA methylase, which codes for MPAADSRQTARLRQFGQFWTPEPVARAMIAWLLTHAPERIFDPAVGKGVFYSALKELDVAKKTGFYGIDIDREIIETAWADRIFDRRSTIEVRDFIKNPPRQLFQAVAANPPYIRHHRIPLSTKQLLQAIAHKHTRTKIDGRAGMHVYFLIQSLGLLAKNGRLVFIMPSDTCEGVFAGNLWAWIAGNYRIERVISFDHPASPFPGVDTNPLIFCISNRPPNPAFDWVKVKKLSGHLFDYMAGTEHPRRLTDLEITSRDIKEALANGFSRPPAKIVHSRYKLKDFATVRRGIASGSNEFFFLTKEQIDRLAIPAQYFKTGIGRTRDVRGSVITEKDTLALEGKGRPTFLLSLDKQTKDELPKPLREYLAYGEKIGLHKKALISTRRPWYKMEKRVPPPFLFAYLGRRSARFIKNEAGVIPLTGFLCIYPNISTRQYLAKLWKLLSDPRTVENLGLVGKSYGSGAIKVEPGALANLPVPDELANRLRLIPPSPRQTLPCLKPQSRPARK
- a CDS encoding UDP-N-acetylmuramoyl-L-alanyl-D-glutamate--2,6-diaminopimelate ligase, which codes for MLLSDIIAGFQLSAPSANPEISGLSLNSARIGPGCLFFAIQGAKTDGHVFIPDALARGAAAIAATRPPEKEFGAPYLQVADMPGFMAHCAGTFYKHPSAALRLTGITGTNGKTTTSYFFESICSQAGEKPAAVGTINYRIAGKVISSAPNTTPVIVELSELLAKARDAGSGSAVMEVSSQAIESGRILGLEFDAAVFLNLSQDHLDHHRTMPAYFAEKKKLFLQLNQSPKQNKIAVLNADSPESGAIERALNRSVRPVWFGLKNGRGYSIAAVKHTLDGSSFQITAPAGKALSARINLWGDHNVSNALAAFACAVESGIKPETALAGLAALPCVPGRMQRIDRGQNFHVFVDFAHTPDGLEQTLASIARLKTAKVYTVFGCGGDRDRAKRPLMARVVCGRSDFAFITSDNPRTEPPERIFADITAGLAESGATDFSVIDDRRRAIAAALARARENDIVLIAGKGHEQGQLLADRVLPFCDAAVAREELDKLGGAHAV